One genomic window of Nakamurella panacisegetis includes the following:
- the pheT gene encoding phenylalanine--tRNA ligase subunit beta: MRTPVEWLSDYVSLPPGVVATDVADALLRIGFEVEDVHTVPETTGDLVIGQVLTIEELTEFKKPIRFVRVDVGPGHGPNGSDEPREIICGARNFAVGDKVVIALPGSVLPGGFAIASRSTYGHISDGMICSVRELGIGTEHDGILVLDANAQIGVDARGLIGSHDSVVELAITPDRGYALSIRGLARETGAALDVPFIDPADVNLPERAEAGWPVTIADAGCGRFVTVRITGIDPNVPTPFRIRRRLQAAGIRNISLAVDVTNYVMLELGHPLHAFDSGKLAGEITVRRATAGETLKTLDGTVRTLVTDDLLVTDESGPISMAGVMGGESTEISSATTDVVIEAAYWDPAVISRAARRHKLGSEASRRYERGVDPALSAVAAEAAAQLLVRYAGGEIVGRSDVVGTLPAQPVIELPLGESERLAGRPYEASVILRRLEQIGCVIDDRSADPLAVTPPTWRPDLTRPADLVEEVARLEDYATIPTILPGAPAGTGLTYGQRRERRIADDLASAGLTEVLAFPFVGTADLDALGLPADDVRRFATSLLNPLDADRPSMRTTLLPGLLDAVTRNIARGARDLSFFEIGQVFLPSSNAPVPPATAVDHRPSEIELAVLNSSLPLQPRHVAVVLAGAIERAGWWGKGRDGSWADAIELARRVGVTAGVDLRVVPAEQAPWHPGRCASIRVGDWIVGYAGELHPAVVERLGLPARSAALELDLDAIPERATPVAPQISPFPPVHLDVALVVSDEVLAADVTSALVAGGGELLELVRLFDVYTGDQVAGGSKSLAFSLVVRAPDRTLTAAEALTVRDAAVAEAARRTGAVLR, from the coding sequence ATGCGTACCCCCGTTGAATGGCTGTCCGACTATGTCTCCCTGCCGCCCGGGGTGGTGGCCACCGACGTCGCCGATGCCTTGTTGCGCATCGGATTCGAGGTCGAGGACGTCCACACCGTCCCGGAGACCACCGGCGACCTGGTGATCGGCCAGGTGCTGACCATCGAGGAACTGACCGAGTTCAAGAAGCCGATCCGCTTCGTCCGCGTCGACGTCGGGCCGGGCCACGGACCGAACGGATCCGACGAGCCGCGGGAGATCATCTGCGGCGCCCGCAACTTCGCGGTCGGCGACAAGGTGGTCATCGCGCTGCCCGGATCGGTGCTGCCCGGCGGCTTCGCCATCGCCTCCCGCAGCACCTACGGACACATCTCGGACGGCATGATCTGTTCCGTCCGGGAGCTGGGCATCGGCACCGAACACGACGGCATCCTGGTCCTCGACGCCAACGCACAGATCGGCGTCGACGCCCGCGGCCTCATCGGCAGCCACGACAGTGTCGTCGAACTGGCTATCACCCCGGACCGCGGCTACGCCCTGTCCATCCGCGGGCTGGCCCGGGAAACCGGTGCCGCTCTTGATGTTCCGTTCATCGACCCGGCCGACGTGAACCTGCCCGAGCGGGCCGAGGCCGGCTGGCCGGTCACGATCGCGGACGCCGGATGCGGCCGGTTCGTCACCGTCCGGATCACCGGGATCGACCCGAACGTGCCCACCCCGTTCCGGATCCGCCGGCGGCTGCAGGCGGCCGGGATCCGGAACATCTCACTCGCCGTCGACGTCACCAACTACGTGATGCTCGAACTCGGACATCCGTTGCACGCGTTCGACTCCGGCAAGCTCGCCGGCGAGATCACCGTCCGGCGGGCGACGGCGGGGGAGACCCTGAAGACCCTCGACGGCACGGTCCGGACCCTGGTGACGGACGACCTGCTGGTGACCGACGAATCCGGTCCGATCTCCATGGCCGGGGTGATGGGCGGCGAATCCACCGAGATCTCCTCCGCCACCACCGATGTCGTGATCGAGGCGGCGTACTGGGATCCGGCCGTCATCTCTCGGGCGGCCCGTCGCCACAAGCTGGGGAGCGAGGCGTCCCGGCGGTACGAACGTGGGGTCGACCCGGCCCTGTCGGCCGTGGCCGCCGAGGCCGCGGCGCAACTGTTGGTCCGGTACGCAGGCGGAGAGATCGTCGGCCGGTCCGACGTCGTCGGCACGCTTCCGGCGCAACCGGTGATCGAACTGCCCCTGGGTGAGTCGGAACGCCTGGCCGGGCGCCCGTACGAGGCATCCGTGATCCTGCGGCGACTGGAGCAGATCGGGTGTGTGATCGATGACCGCTCGGCCGACCCGCTGGCCGTCACCCCGCCGACCTGGCGGCCGGACCTGACCCGGCCGGCCGATCTGGTCGAGGAGGTGGCCCGCCTGGAGGACTACGCGACCATCCCGACCATCCTGCCCGGGGCGCCGGCCGGGACCGGCCTGACCTACGGCCAGCGCCGGGAACGGCGGATCGCCGACGACCTGGCCTCGGCCGGTCTCACCGAGGTACTCGCGTTCCCGTTCGTCGGGACGGCGGACCTGGACGCGCTCGGTCTGCCCGCAGACGACGTCCGCCGGTTCGCCACCAGCCTGCTGAACCCGCTGGACGCGGATCGTCCGTCGATGCGGACGACCCTGCTGCCCGGTCTGCTGGACGCGGTGACCCGCAACATCGCGCGCGGCGCCCGCGACCTGTCGTTCTTCGAGATCGGTCAGGTGTTCCTGCCCAGCAGCAACGCTCCGGTGCCGCCGGCCACCGCCGTGGATCACCGGCCCAGCGAGATCGAGCTCGCGGTGCTCAACTCCAGCCTGCCACTGCAACCCCGCCACGTGGCCGTGGTTCTGGCCGGGGCGATCGAGCGGGCCGGCTGGTGGGGCAAGGGCCGGGACGGCTCCTGGGCGGACGCCATCGAACTGGCCCGCCGGGTGGGCGTGACCGCCGGCGTCGACCTGCGGGTCGTCCCGGCCGAGCAGGCCCCATGGCACCCGGGACGCTGCGCGTCGATCCGGGTCGGCGACTGGATCGTCGGCTACGCCGGCGAACTGCACCCTGCGGTGGTGGAACGCCTCGGTCTGCCGGCGCGGTCGGCGGCCCTGGAACTGGACCTGGACGCCATCCCGGAACGCGCGACTCCGGTCGCCCCCCAGATCTCGCCGTTCCCCCCGGTGCACCTGGACGTCGCTCTGGTCGTGTCGGACGAGGTGCTGGCGGCGGACGTCACATCGGCCCTGGTGGCCGGCGGTGGTGAACTGCTGGAACTGGTGCGGCTGTTCGACGTGTACAC